A window of Thalassophryne amazonica chromosome 21, fThaAma1.1, whole genome shotgun sequence contains these coding sequences:
- the LOC117503505 gene encoding THAP domain-containing protein 4-like isoform X1, which produces MEVDIIIKALRDVVTSSVMPSECAHAFCKNMMVKGNGLTFHRFPKNSERRMQWASKMGRPEGWAPKPWDLVCSAHFREEDFDRTGQNTRLRDNVVPFTCKILARLQKSGKRDSSLIKSQEQKSTTRSSKKRAAEEVIDLSATMTSKPRSTANSSKKQATSPAQVELVMDLSPERRSKPRSTANSNKNVAASPGQDEVIDLSPERMPEPRLADSNKNLATSLTKDVADAQQVLPGGLPTNRFHTYAASSEYSFKEKWLFAESRAEELEKNLHNALQREKRIKHAMTNVLEALKERNTVIENLQSQLDTHGDFPIHLFNKTNSYTTEQKNFALTLHLYGPKAYQYLRQHIHMPSTRTLRRWLSDSDECEGVDSTVLDALKEKLSDNPSAFADVALLPDVMSICKVTDNNNKKMPGSSLCAWTPDFD; this is translated from the exons ATGTGGTGACTTCTTCAGTCATGCCAAGCGAATGTGCACATGCCTTCTGCAAAAATATGATGGTCAAGGGAAATGGACTGACATTCCATCG tttccctAAAAACTCTGAAAGAAGGATGCAATGGGCGTCCAAGATGGGACGCCCTGAGGGCTGGGCACCCAAACCTTGGGATCTTGTTTGCAGCGCTCACTTTCGGGAAGAAGACTTCGACCGCACTGGTCAAAACACCCGCCTCCGTGACAACGTCGTGCCATTTACGTGTAAAATTCTGGCTCGCTTGCAGAAAAGCGGCAAACGTGATTCCAGTTTAATCAAG AGTCAAGAGCAAAAATCAACAACTAGGAGCAGCAAAAAACGAGCAGCTGAAGAAGTGATTGATCTGTCTGCAACAATG ACGTCAAAACCAAGATCAACAGCTAACAGTAGCAAAAAACAGGCAACATCACCAGCTCAAGTTGAGCTAGTGATGGATCTGTCTCCTGAGAGA AGGTCAAAACCAAGATCAACAGCTAACAGCAACAAAAACGTGGCAGCATCACCAGGTCAAGATGAAGTGATTGATCTATCTCCAGAGAGG ATGCCAGAACCAAGATTGGCTGACAGCAACAAAAATCTGGCAACATCATTGACTAAAGACGTGGCTGATGCTCAACAAGTGTTACCGGGTGGTCTACCTACAAACAGG TTTCACACCTATGCTGCGTCAAGTGAATACAGTTTCAAGGAAAAATGGCTTTTTGCAGAAAGTCGTGCGGAAGAACTCGAGAAAAACCTTCACAATGCTCTGCAAAGGGAGAAAAGGATCAAGCATGCCATGACCAATGTTTTGGAAGCCCTTAAAGAAAGAAACACTGTGATTGAAAATTTGCAGTCACAGCTTGATACCCATGGAG attttcCGATCCATCTCTTTAACAAGACGAATAGTTACACGACAGAGCAAAAAAACTTTGCATTGACACTCCATCTGTATGGGCCCAAAGCCTACCAGTACCTCAGACAACATATTCATATGCCCTCAACGAGAACTTTGAGAAG atggctttcagactcaGACGAGTGTGAAGGAGTGGACAGTACTGTGCTCGATGCTTTGAAGGAAAAGCTCAGCGACAATCCTTCAGCCTTCGCAGATGTAGCACTGTTGCCGGATGTCATGTCAATCTGCAAGGTCACTGACAACAATAACAAGAAGATGCCTGGCTCAAGCTTGTGTGCATGGACACCAGATTTTGATTAA
- the LOC117503505 gene encoding THAP domain-containing protein 4-like isoform X2, with protein MPSECAHAFCKNMMVKGNGLTFHRFPKNSERRMQWASKMGRPEGWAPKPWDLVCSAHFREEDFDRTGQNTRLRDNVVPFTCKILARLQKSGKRDSSLIKSQEQKSTTRSSKKRAAEEVIDLSATMTSKPRSTANSSKKQATSPAQVELVMDLSPERRSKPRSTANSNKNVAASPGQDEVIDLSPERMPEPRLADSNKNLATSLTKDVADAQQVLPGGLPTNRFHTYAASSEYSFKEKWLFAESRAEELEKNLHNALQREKRIKHAMTNVLEALKERNTVIENLQSQLDTHGDFPIHLFNKTNSYTTEQKNFALTLHLYGPKAYQYLRQHIHMPSTRTLRRWLSDSDECEGVDSTVLDALKEKLSDNPSAFADVALLPDVMSICKVTDNNNKKMPGSSLCAWTPDFD; from the exons ATGCCAAGCGAATGTGCACATGCCTTCTGCAAAAATATGATGGTCAAGGGAAATGGACTGACATTCCATCG tttccctAAAAACTCTGAAAGAAGGATGCAATGGGCGTCCAAGATGGGACGCCCTGAGGGCTGGGCACCCAAACCTTGGGATCTTGTTTGCAGCGCTCACTTTCGGGAAGAAGACTTCGACCGCACTGGTCAAAACACCCGCCTCCGTGACAACGTCGTGCCATTTACGTGTAAAATTCTGGCTCGCTTGCAGAAAAGCGGCAAACGTGATTCCAGTTTAATCAAG AGTCAAGAGCAAAAATCAACAACTAGGAGCAGCAAAAAACGAGCAGCTGAAGAAGTGATTGATCTGTCTGCAACAATG ACGTCAAAACCAAGATCAACAGCTAACAGTAGCAAAAAACAGGCAACATCACCAGCTCAAGTTGAGCTAGTGATGGATCTGTCTCCTGAGAGA AGGTCAAAACCAAGATCAACAGCTAACAGCAACAAAAACGTGGCAGCATCACCAGGTCAAGATGAAGTGATTGATCTATCTCCAGAGAGG ATGCCAGAACCAAGATTGGCTGACAGCAACAAAAATCTGGCAACATCATTGACTAAAGACGTGGCTGATGCTCAACAAGTGTTACCGGGTGGTCTACCTACAAACAGG TTTCACACCTATGCTGCGTCAAGTGAATACAGTTTCAAGGAAAAATGGCTTTTTGCAGAAAGTCGTGCGGAAGAACTCGAGAAAAACCTTCACAATGCTCTGCAAAGGGAGAAAAGGATCAAGCATGCCATGACCAATGTTTTGGAAGCCCTTAAAGAAAGAAACACTGTGATTGAAAATTTGCAGTCACAGCTTGATACCCATGGAG attttcCGATCCATCTCTTTAACAAGACGAATAGTTACACGACAGAGCAAAAAAACTTTGCATTGACACTCCATCTGTATGGGCCCAAAGCCTACCAGTACCTCAGACAACATATTCATATGCCCTCAACGAGAACTTTGAGAAG atggctttcagactcaGACGAGTGTGAAGGAGTGGACAGTACTGTGCTCGATGCTTTGAAGGAAAAGCTCAGCGACAATCCTTCAGCCTTCGCAGATGTAGCACTGTTGCCGGATGTCATGTCAATCTGCAAGGTCACTGACAACAATAACAAGAAGATGCCTGGCTCAAGCTTGTGTGCATGGACACCAGATTTTGATTAA